The Actinocorallia herbida DNA window GCGGAGGCGCGCATCGGGACGCGCCGGACGGCGAGCACGATGGCGACGGACAGGACCAGGACGATCGCCATGCCCGCGTGCACCGAGGTGCCCTCGGCGATCCCGCCGATCAGCACCGGGCCGAGCAGCAGGCCACCGTAGCCCATGGCGCCGACCTGGGCCACCGAGGCGGCCGACCGGCCGGGCGCCGCGGTCCCCGCGAGCGAGATCATCGTCGGGACGATCACGCTGACCATGAGCCCGGTCAGGAAGAACCCGGCGAGCGCCACCGGGACGCCCGGCGCGAACAGCACCACGAGCATGCCGGCGAACGTGCCGGTCCCGGCCGCGGTGAGCAGGCCGCGGCTGCCCAGCACCACCCGCGCGCGGTCGCCGATGAGCCTGCCGAGCAGCATCGCCGCCTCGAACGCCGGGTAGGCGAGCGCCGCGACGGCCTGGGTCGCGCCCAGGTCGTCGTGCAGGAGCAGCCCGCTCCAGTCCGCGACCGCGCCTTCGGCCATGAACGCCAGGAAGGTGATCGCGCCGATCAGGTAGACCACGCCGGGCAGGCGGCGGCGTCCGGCGCCCGCCGCGGCCTCGGCGGGCGGGTCGGGCAGGTAGGTGCCGCCGAGCGCCAGCGCCAGCGGCAGCGCCACGATCCCGACGGTCAGCACCGCGGCGCCGAACGACCAGCCGAGTGCCGCGGTGGCCGCGCCCAGCAGGCCGCCGGACATCGCGCCGACGCACCAACCCGCGTGCATCCGGTTCATCATCGGACGGCGTTCCGCGCGTTCGACGACCGAGCCCTGGGCGTTCATGGAGACGTCGGTGAGGCCGAACGCCATGCCGAACAGGGCGACCGCGCCGAGCAGCGTGCCGAAGTTCGGCGCGAGGCCCAGCAGCGCGACCGCCGCCGCGGTGGCCGGTGTGGACACCCGCAGGACGGCCCGGCTCCCGATCCGCGTGATGAAGGCGCGCAGGCCCTGCATGGCGGCGATCGCGGCGAGCCCCCACACCAGCAGGACGACGCCGACCGAGCCCGCGCCCAGGTCGAACGTGTCCTTCAGCGCGGGCATCCGGGTGACCCACACCCCCGAGAGCAGTCCGGCGAGCGCGAAGGTCGAGAACGTGCCCCAACGGGCGCGGAACAGCATGATGCGACTCCTGGCAAGACGAGACGTGATGATGCGTGGTGCTTCGGGGGGAGGACGCGGAGAGCCCGCGAAAGCGCGACCGGGATCACCCGGACGCGCTGGAAGAGGGAAGAGGGGGCCGCTGGTTTACAGGAGGTCGAGCATCCGTCGTCGCAGGGCGGCGTACTGCTCGGCGGAGTACCCGCCGGGGTCCTGCGCGGAGACCTCCCACAGGCCCTCGGCCGCCAGCCGGACGACCGAGGCGGTCAGCGGGTCGGGCTCCTCACCGGGGTCGCGGTGGTGCCAGCGGTGCATGGCCTCGGAGAGCGGCGTGCGCAGTTCGGCCGAACAGGCGGCGGCGGTGATCGCGGCCCACCGGCGCGCGGTGCGCTCTCCGGACGGGGCGGCGAGGATCTCGAAGCTCGCCTCGACGAAACCGCGGGTGTAGGAACCCCCGCGGGCGGCGTGCTCGGCGACGAGCGCGTCGAACTCGTCGATCACCCGGCCGACGAGCGCGCCGGTCAGGGCCTCTTTCGTGGGGAAGTGGTAGAGCAGCCCGCCCTTGCTGACCGCGGCGCGCTCGGCGACCGCGTTCAGCGTCAGCGCCTGGCTGCCGAGCTCGCAGAGCACGGCCTCCGCGGCGTCGAGGAGGGCATCCCGTTTCATGCCGCTTACTGTACCGTCCGGACGGTACAGTAAGCAAATGCGGGTCCTCCGGGCGGCGGATAGGATGAGGCGAACTGCTAGGAAGGAAGCCCCGTTGCCGTACGGAGATCACGCGGCGTATCTCGACCACGCGGCGACCGCGCCGATGCTCCCTGAGGCCATCGCCGCGATGACCGAGCAGCTGGGCCGCGTGGGCAACCCCTCCTCCTTGCACGCCGCGGGCCGCCGCGCCCGCCGGGTCGTCGAGGAGTCCCGCGAGATCATCGCCGAGGCGTTCCAGGCCAGGCCGTCCGAGGTGATCTTCACCAGCGGCGGCACCGAAGCCGACAACCTCGCCATCAAGGGCCTCTACTGGCAGCGCCGCGACCTCGGCCACCACCGCGTGGTCACCAGCGCGATCGAGCACCACGCGGTCCTCGACGCCGTCCACTGGCTCGCCGAGCACGAGGCCGCCGAAGTCGTCCACCTCCCCGTCGACGGCCTGGGCAGGGTCGCCCCCGCCGACCTCGAGGCCGCCCTCACCGACGACACCGCCCTCGTCACCATCATGTGGGCCAACAACGAGGTCGGCACCGTCCAGCCCATCGCCGCGCTCGCCGCGCACGCGCGCGGCCGCGGCGTCCCGTTCCACTCCGACGCCGTCCAGGCCGCCCCGTTCCTGCCCGTCTCCCTCGCCGAGGGCGCCGACGCCCTGACTCTCAGCGCGCACAAGCTCGGCGGTCCGCTCGGCGTCGGGGCGCTGCTGCTGGCCAAGGGCGTCGACCCGACCCCGGTGCTGCACGGCGGCGGCCAGGAGCGCGACGTGCGCTCGGGCACCCTCGACACCCCGGCCATCGCCGGATTCGCCGCGGCGGTCCAGACGACCGTCGCCCGGCGTGATGAGACCGTCCGCCGGGTCGGCGCGCTGCGCGACCTGCTCGTGGACCTGGTGCGAGCCGAGGTCCCCGACGCGGTGCTGAACGGCGATCCCGCCGACAGGCTCGCGGGCAACGCCCACTTCTCCTTCCCCGGCTGCGAGGGCGACGCCCTGCTCATGCTGCTCGACGCCCGGGGCGTCTCCTGCTCGACGGGTTCGGCCTGCTCGGCCGGGATCGCCCAGCCGAGCCATGTGCTGCTGGCCATGGGGATGAGCTCGGAGCAGGCCCGCGGCAGCCTGCGCTTCTCCCTGGGCCACGACTCCACCGAGGACGACGTGCGGGCGCTCACCGCGGTGATCGGCGCCGTGGTGGAGCGCGCCCGCCGCGCGGGCCTCACCTGATCAGGAGCCGCCGAAGAGGCGAGGACACAGGGGACGCGAAGCCGCGGAAGCCCGCCGGACGCACGCGTCCGGCGGGCTTCGCCGTCGATGAGCCGGACCGTCAGATGCGGTAGGGCTGGACCGTCCGCCAGGCCGGGTCGTGTCGGGACTCGACCTTGCCCTTGCCCTCCGGCCAGGCGGCCGCGAGCTGGTCGAGCTCGGCCACGACCGCGGAGTCGGGGTCGGCGTACAGGTGGAAGACGCGCAGGCCGTCGCCGGTCTCGCGCAGGAACAGCACCGCGCCGTCCAGCTTCTCGATCCGCTCCTCGACCGCGCGCAGCGCCTCGGACGACGGCGCCACCGGCAGCCGGTCCGGCCCGGAGTGGGCGTAGGGGAGCGTGATGCTCACGTGCAGGTCGAACAGCGGGTGGTCCTGCCGGTGCAGCGGGAACCTGACGGTGATCTGGGCGGGATGTCCTCGCGGGGTGCGGCCTTCGCCCTTGAGCCACGCCCCTTGCCTAAAAGGCTCGGCTATCTGCTCCACCACGGAGGCCAGGAGGTTCGGTGGCAGCGCGTCCATCGGGGCCTCGATCGCGATGGTCACATCGCCGATCCAGCGCGCCACGTCGTCCTCGCCGAGCGCCCACACCAGGACGGTCCCGGCCACCTGGAGCCGGGTCTGCTCGTCCACGAACAGGAAGTCCGGGTGGTAGGCCGCGATGTCGATCCGCGCCTTCCCCTGGTCGACCCGCATGCCGAGCTTGACGTAGGAGAGATCGAACTCGTGGTCGCCGAGGGCGAGCTTGGTGCCGAGCGCCTCGGGGTCGGCCTGCCGGGCGGCGTGGAAGGTCCAGCGGTCGCGCCGCGGCCTGCCCTTGCGCCAGCGCTCGGCGAGGCCGCGCAGCTCGTCCGCGCCCTGCCCGCTGATGGTGAAGGCGGGTGCTTCGGGGTCGATCTCCCACACGAGGTCCGGGTGGATCCGGTGGACCAGCAGGGTGATCTCCTCGTGCAGGTCCGTCGGCAGGGACTCGCCCGCCGCCGCGATCCGCTCGCGCAGCTCAGGCCACCGATCCCAGAACTCGGCGATGGCCGCGGCCGCCGGGGAGGTGTCACGTGAACGCTTGAAGATGCCCATATCGCCGCCCATGCTAAGGCCTCCGCGGGCGCCCTCGCCCAAGCTCGGCAGGTAATCGGGTGGACGGCGCCGATATCCTTGAGACACCATGACTCTTCGCGTGCTCGCCGCCATGTCCGGCGGCGTCGACTCCGCCGTGGCGGCGGCCCGGGCCGCCGAGGCCGGCCACGACGTGACCGGCGTCCACATGGCCCTGTCGGCCAATCCCCAGTCCTATCGCACCGGCGCCCGCGGGTGCTGCACCGTCGAGGACTCCCGTGACGCCCGGCGCGCCGCGGACGTGATCGGCATCCCCTTCTACATCTGGGACATGGCCGAACGGTTCTCCTCCGACGTGGTCGACGACTTCGTCGCCGAGTACGCCGCGGGCCGCACCCCGAACCCCTGCCTGCGCTGCAATGAGAAGATCAAGTTCGCCGCGCTGCTGGACCGGGCGCTGGCGCTGGGCTTCGACGCGGTCTGCACCGGCCACTACGCGCAGGTGTCCGACGGGGTGCTGAGCCGGGGCGTCGACGAAGGCAAGGACCAGTCTTATGTGCTCGCGGTGTGCAGCCGCGAGCAGTTGCGCCACGCGATGTTCCCGCTCGGCGACACCACCAAGGCCGAGATCCGCGCGGAGGCCGCCCGGCGCGACCTGCTCGTCGCCGACAAGCCGGACAGCCACGACATCTGCTTCATCGCCGACGGCGACACCCGCGGCTTCCTGGCCGCCAGGCTCGGCGCCGCCAAGGGCCCGATCGTGGACGAGTCCGGCACGGTCGTGGGTGAGCACGAGGGGGCGTTCGGCTTCACCGTCGGGCAGCGCAAGGGCCTCCGGATCGGCACCCCCGCCCCGGACGGGAAGCCCCGGTACGTCCTGGACATCTCGCCGGTGACGAACACGGTCCGGGTGGGGCCGCGCGAGGCCCTGGACGTCACCGAGATCGTCGCGGACCGGATCATCGGGCTCGAAGGGGAGCTGCCCGAGCGCTGCGCTGTCCAGTTGCGCGCGCACGGCGAGGTCTACCCGTGCGAGCCCTTGCGGGAGGACGGGGAACTGCGGCTGCGCCTGCTGGCCCCGGCCCAGGGCGTCGCGCCCGGCCAGGCCGCGGTCCTGTACGCGGGCGACCGGGTCCTGGGCTCCGCCACCATCGTCTCCGCGTCGCGCCCGGCACCCGTCTCCTGAGGGTTCTGGGGGCGGACCGGGCGGGGTCGTCCGGTCCGCGCTGCGGCGGGGATGCGGGGAGAAGGCGGGGTCAGGGGCCCGCGAGGGTGTCGGCCGAGGGGTCGGCGACGCGGGGCCGGGCGGTCTCGCGGGACTTCATGCCCGCGATGGTCGTGATGAACAGCAGGGTGACGCCGTTGGCGGCGATCAGGGCGAGGTCGCCGCTGAGGAGGCCGTAGGCGAGCCACAGCACGATGCCAGTGCCGAGCAGCGCCAGATACGTCCAGGAGATGTCATCGGTGGAACGGGTGCGCCATGAGCGCAGCAGCTGGGGGA harbors:
- a CDS encoding SemiSWEET family sugar transporter, with the protein product MTSLGLLAGALTTGCWLPQLLRSWRTRSTDDISWTYLALLGTGIVLWLAYGLLSGDLALIAANGVTLLFITTIAGMKSRETARPRVADPSADTLAGP
- the mnmA gene encoding tRNA 2-thiouridine(34) synthase MnmA, coding for MTLRVLAAMSGGVDSAVAAARAAEAGHDVTGVHMALSANPQSYRTGARGCCTVEDSRDARRAADVIGIPFYIWDMAERFSSDVVDDFVAEYAAGRTPNPCLRCNEKIKFAALLDRALALGFDAVCTGHYAQVSDGVLSRGVDEGKDQSYVLAVCSREQLRHAMFPLGDTTKAEIRAEAARRDLLVADKPDSHDICFIADGDTRGFLAARLGAAKGPIVDESGTVVGEHEGAFGFTVGQRKGLRIGTPAPDGKPRYVLDISPVTNTVRVGPREALDVTEIVADRIIGLEGELPERCAVQLRAHGEVYPCEPLREDGELRLRLLAPAQGVAPGQAAVLYAGDRVLGSATIVSASRPAPVS
- a CDS encoding MFS transporter translates to MLFRARWGTFSTFALAGLLSGVWVTRMPALKDTFDLGAGSVGVVLLVWGLAAIAAMQGLRAFITRIGSRAVLRVSTPATAAAVALLGLAPNFGTLLGAVALFGMAFGLTDVSMNAQGSVVERAERRPMMNRMHAGWCVGAMSGGLLGAATAALGWSFGAAVLTVGIVALPLALALGGTYLPDPPAEAAAGAGRRRLPGVVYLIGAITFLAFMAEGAVADWSGLLLHDDLGATQAVAALAYPAFEAAMLLGRLIGDRARVVLGSRGLLTAAGTGTFAGMLVVLFAPGVPVALAGFFLTGLMVSVIVPTMISLAGTAAPGRSAASVAQVGAMGYGGLLLGPVLIGGIAEGTSVHAGMAIVLVLSVAIVLAVRRVPMRASADIAAAPAPRSDAELQAA
- a CDS encoding TetR/AcrR family transcriptional regulator, whose product is MKRDALLDAAEAVLCELGSQALTLNAVAERAAVSKGGLLYHFPTKEALTGALVGRVIDEFDALVAEHAARGGSYTRGFVEASFEILAAPSGERTARRWAAITAAACSAELRTPLSEAMHRWHHRDPGEEPDPLTASVVRLAAEGLWEVSAQDPGGYSAEQYAALRRRMLDLL
- a CDS encoding DUF695 domain-containing protein, coding for MGIFKRSRDTSPAAAAIAEFWDRWPELRERIAAAGESLPTDLHEEITLLVHRIHPDLVWEIDPEAPAFTISGQGADELRGLAERWRKGRPRRDRWTFHAARQADPEALGTKLALGDHEFDLSYVKLGMRVDQGKARIDIAAYHPDFLFVDEQTRLQVAGTVLVWALGEDDVARWIGDVTIAIEAPMDALPPNLLASVVEQIAEPFRQGAWLKGEGRTPRGHPAQITVRFPLHRQDHPLFDLHVSITLPYAHSGPDRLPVAPSSEALRAVEERIEKLDGAVLFLRETGDGLRVFHLYADPDSAVVAELDQLAAAWPEGKGKVESRHDPAWRTVQPYRI
- a CDS encoding cysteine desulfurase family protein → MPYGDHAAYLDHAATAPMLPEAIAAMTEQLGRVGNPSSLHAAGRRARRVVEESREIIAEAFQARPSEVIFTSGGTEADNLAIKGLYWQRRDLGHHRVVTSAIEHHAVLDAVHWLAEHEAAEVVHLPVDGLGRVAPADLEAALTDDTALVTIMWANNEVGTVQPIAALAAHARGRGVPFHSDAVQAAPFLPVSLAEGADALTLSAHKLGGPLGVGALLLAKGVDPTPVLHGGGQERDVRSGTLDTPAIAGFAAAVQTTVARRDETVRRVGALRDLLVDLVRAEVPDAVLNGDPADRLAGNAHFSFPGCEGDALLMLLDARGVSCSTGSACSAGIAQPSHVLLAMGMSSEQARGSLRFSLGHDSTEDDVRALTAVIGAVVERARRAGLT